The following nucleotide sequence is from Streptosporangiales bacterium.
CGGTCGCCTCGCCGACGCCGAACCCCCAGTCCCTGACGATGGTGATGCCCTTGTCGCGCGGCTTGCGGCCGCGTCGGGGGAGATCGAGGAATTCCAGTCCGTATTTCATTGTGGGTACCTGCCCTACTGCTGCGCTGGTCAGGGAGAGGACACGAGGTCGATCCGCATCTGCATCCGGTAGCGGTCGTGGCGGTGGAAGATCCGGGAGAAGATCACGGGCGTGCCGGTCGTCACGTACCAGACCCGCTCGATGATGACGAGCGGTGCGCCGACGGCGATGCCGAGTGGCTCGGCGTGGTGCTGGTCGGCAGTGCCGACCTCGAGGGTGGCGTCGACGTGGGAGAACTCCAGCCCGTAGCGCGTGCCGAGGAGGTCACGCAGGGCGCTCGACGCGAAGTCGGCGGGCCCGAGGCCGGGGAAGAGCCGCTGCGACAGGTAGGTGACCTGCGTGGCGACGACCTCCCCGTCGGAGAGCCGCAGTCGGCGGATCTTGTAGACCAGCTCCTTGTCGGTGACGGCGAGCCGGTCCTTCAGCCGCACGTCGGGGGGGATGGTGTCGACACCCATCACCCGGATGGTCGGTGAACCGCCGCGCCGGGAGATGAGCTCACGCGTGGACACGAGCGACTGCAGGCCGGCGATCTCCTCGCCGAGCTTCGCCGGGGCGACGTAGGTGCCGCTGCCCTGGCGGCTGAAAAGGACGCCTTCGGCGACGAGGCTGTTGACGGCCTGGCGCACCGTCGTGCGGCTGACGCCGAACTGGGTGCAGAGCTCGCCCTCGGTGGGGAGACGGGAACCGGGTTGCTGCGAGCTCGCGAGGTCGCGAAGGGCTCGCTTGACCTGCCGCCAGAGTGACGTCGCGGACTGGTCGATCTCGCTGCGCGAGACGGCCAGCGGACTCCGGTCGGGCGGCATCGTCCACTCCCTCCGGCGAGGAGATTCATCATGTTGTCATGATGAATTTTGCGTGTCAACATGGCCCCGTGGTGGAGCCGCTGATGGACACCGTGAGTCGCTGGGTCGCCGCGACCACGCACCACGACCTCCCGGTGGAGGTGCGCGCGAAGGCGGCGCAGGGCGTCCTCGACGGGCTCGGGGTGGCGCTGGCCGGTTCACGGCACCCGGCGAGCCGTCCCGTCACGAGACTGGTGACCGATCTCGGCGGGCGTCCGGAGGCGAGCGTTCTCGGCTCCGGCCTGCGCACGTCGAGTGTCGACGCCGCGCTGGCGAACGCCTACTACGCCCACGTGCTGGACTTCGACGACACGCACGTCGACGCGATCGTCCACGTCAACGCGCCCGTCCTGGCGGCGGCCCTGGCGACCGCGGAGGCGACCGGGGCCGCCGGTGCCGCCCTGCTCGCGGCGCAGGCCGTCGGCATGGAGGTCACCTCGCGGATGGCGGTGGCCATGGAGCAGCACCACGACCACGGCTGGCACCTCACCGGTGTCGCCGGCGCGTTCGGCGCCGCCGCTGCGGCCGCGAGCGTCCTGCGGCTCGACCCGGAGCGCACGGCCCATGCGCTCGGTGCCGCGAGCACGCTGGCGTCGGGGCTGCGCATCCATCGGGGCACGGGGACGAAGTCGCTGAACCCGGCCAACGCCGCGGCGAACGGCGTGCTCGCCGCGCTGGCGGCACGTGCCGGCATGACGAGCAACCCCGCCGTTCTCGACGACACTCGCCGCGGCGTCCTCGTCAGCCATGGCGTGTCGACCGATCCGGCGACGCTGGCCGCCGGGCTCGGCGAGTCGTACCGCATGCTCGGCGTGGAGCCCAAGCCCTACCCGTGCGGGGTCGTGGTGCACGCGCCGGTCGACGCCGCACTCGACCTGCTCGCGGAGCACCGCGACCGGCTCGCCGCGGACCCGGTCGAGAGCGTGGCGCTCACGGTCCACCCGCTGGTGCTGGAGCTCACCGGCAACCCCAGGCCGCGCACCGGTCTGGAGACCAAGTTCAGCGTCCAGCACGCGGTCGCCGTCGCCCTGCTCGAGGGGCGGCTCCTGCCCGAGCACTTCGGCGAGGACTGGGCCGAACGTGCGGACGTCATGCGCCTACGGGACCGCGTGACCGCGCGGGTCGACCCGGAGTCGAGCCGGCACGAGGCGACGATCCGGGTGCACACCCGCTCCGGCCACGAACTCACCTCGACGTCCGCGGCCCGCGGCACGCCGTCCCGTCCGATGACGGCCGAGGACGTCGAGGCGAAGTTCCGCCACCTGGCCACGCCGGTCCTCGGCGACCTGCGGGCAGGGCAGGTCGTCGAACGCGTCCGCCGCCTGGCGGACGCCGGCCCGGTCGACGACCTGACCGCGCTCCTCCGCCCGTACCCCCCGGGCGAATGATCAAGTTCAGTGGGTGAATGCGCGCTTCCCACGGCCCATGTGCCATGGTCAGTACGGCTTGACCAACTGAACATGATCATTCGCCCGGGAGGGGGGCGGCGGGGTCAGAGCCAGGGGGTGGCGGGGTCAGGCCGGGGCTTGGGCGCGGACCACGATGCCGTCGTCGTCGGCGGCGAGCCAGGTGCCGGGGGTGAAGGTCGCCCCGCCGAACGACACCTCGACGTCGACCTCGCCCGTGCCGTCCTTCCCGCTCTTGCGCGGGTTGCTGCCGAGCGCCTTGACGCCGAACGGCAGGTCGCGCAGCGCCGCGACGTCGCGGACGGCGGCGTTGATCACCAGGCCCGACCAGCCGTGCGTCAGGCCGAGGCCGGCGACGATGTCGCCGACGAGCGCGCAACGCAACGAGCCGCCGCCGTCGATCACGAGGACGGCGCCGTCGCCCGGCGTCGAGAGCGTGGCCTTGACCAGCGCGTTGTCCTCGGAGCAGCGCACGGTGCGCACGGGTCCGTGGAATGCGCGTCGTCCGCCGTACTGGGTCAGCTGGAGCTCGCAGCTGCCCAGCTCGTCGCCGTACTCGTCCATCAGGTCCGCAGTCGCGAAGGTCATGCCGGTCAGCCTCGTCCCGCGGACGGGTGCGGGTCAACGTGCCGTTCGCCACTGGCACGCCGGCCGCTCTGGTCGGTGTCGGTGCCGGACCGTAGGCTCGGGGCCGTGGGACGCATCGGAGCACATGTCGAGCAGACGCAGACGCTAGAGCTGGCGAAGGCGGTCGACGCCGACGTCATCCAGACCTTCCTCGGTGACCCGCAGGGGTGGAAGGATCCGGTGATCCCGGACGGCATCGAGGATCTCGCCGGAGCCGGCGTCGAGTTCTTCATCCACGCGCCGTACCGGCTCAACGTCGCGACCACCAACAACCGCATCCGCATCCCGAGCCGCAAGTTGCTCGACAAGCAGGCGGCCGCGGCGGCGAAGATCGGCGCCAAGGGCCTGATCGTGCACGGTGGGCACCTGCAGGCCGACGAGGACCCGGCGATCGGGTACGCGAACTGGCGCAAGGTGTTCGAGCGCTCGTCGTTCGACCTGCCGATCCTGATCGAGAACACCGCCGGCGGCGACAACGCGATGACGCGCAGCCTCGACTCGCTCGCCCGGCTGTGGGACACGCTCGACGGCATCGAGGTGGGCTTCTGCCTCGACACCTGCCACGCGTTCGCTGCGGGTGAGCCGCTCGAGGGACTGGTCGAACGGATCAGGGCGATCACCGGGCGGATCGACCTGGTGCACGCCAACAACAGCCGCGACGAGTTCGGCTCGACCAGGGACCGGCACGCCAACCTCGAGTCCGGCGAGATCGATCCGCAGCAGATCGTGTCGGTCATCCGCGAGGCGGGCGCTCCGGCGATCGTCGAGACCCCCGAGGCGGGGCAGGAGGCCGACATCGCCTACCTCAGGCAGCACCTGAGCTGAGCCGGCTGAGCCGGCGGGTCAGCCGGCCCAGTCGCCGACGACGAAGCGCGCGGTCATGTAGCCCATCGCCGGCACCGAGACGACCAGGTACGCCATCAGCAGCCACCAGCGCCTCATGGCGAGCCGGCCGAGCAGCAGCCACAGCGGCCACCACAGCAGCGTCGCCCTGGTGACCGACAGGTAGTACGAGCTGGTGAGCAGGGCGCCGACCTGCAACCCGACGTACACGAGCTCGTCGAGCCGCCGCGTCAGCAACAGGTAGAGGCACAGCCCCACCCCGACGGGCGCCGCGATCAGTTCGAAGATGAACGGGAGCTGGTTCTCCCCGGGGAGCATGGCGTTCTCCCAGGTCGTCGCGAGGCTCTCCCACGGCCAGGTGAACGTGCGTCCCCAGCCCTGCTCCTGGGCGGTCAGCCAGGCGGTCCAGTCGCCGGTCTTCGCCCAGAGGTAGACGGTGAACGCGGCGAGCGGCAGGAACGGCAGGACGAGCGCGAGGGCGCGCGCGGGTGACCGCCGTACCTCCGCGACGGCCGGTCTGTCGCCGGCGCGGTCCGGGATGAGCGCGTAGTCCTTGGGCGACGCGTGCCTGGTGGCGTGCCGGCCCCGCCGCCGCCGCGACCGCTGCCGGCGGCGTTCGCGCACGACCTGGGTCACGAACATGACGATGAGCGCGATCGCGAGGAACAGGCCGGTGATCCTGATGGTCGAGGCGCACATCGCCAGCAGACCGGCCCAGCCCCACCGGCCGCGGCGGGCGTGCAGCCAGGCGGGCAGCGCGAACGCGAGGAACGTCGCCTCGGTGTACCCGGCGGCGAGGAACACCGCCCACGGGGAGAACAGCAGGAACGTCGCCGCGCGCGGCCCGGTGCCGTGCGGGCCCTCGGCGTCGCCGAGGCGCACCAGCGAGAGGGTCGCGACGAGCGACGCGACGAGCGAGATGACCAGGCCCGCCAGGGTCCAGTTCGGGATCACGTAGTGCACGGCATGCAGCAGCAGCGGGAGCCCGGGGAGGAACCCCCGCAGGCCGGGATCGAAGCGCTGGTCCGGGTTGCCGTCGTAGCCGTACTGGGCGATCTCGACCAGGTGGGTCGCGTCCCACCGCTGCCAGGCGTCGAGTCCGCCGAGCAGCGCGGCGAGCCCGCCGAGCGCGACCGTGGCCGCGAAGATCACGAGCAGCCGCGAGCCCGTCCACAGGCCCAGCGCCCACCACTCGACCGCCGCGGCCCGGCGCATCACGGCGGGGCAGCGCGCGTCGACGAACCGAGAGGCAGCAGTGGACGCAGGTCGAACCGGTCGGACGCGCCGTCGAGCACGCCGCCCGCGGGGTCGTCGTCACCCCACCAGCGGACGGTGTCGTGTTCCGGGCGGAGGATGTCGCGGACGATCAGCCCGCACAGACCGGCGACCGCGCCGAGCCGCGCGACGAGCGTCACGAAGTACAGCTCTGGTGGCAGGCCCTCCTCGGGTTTGACGAGGTCGTAGAGGTACCACCAGATGCCGAGGAAGTACAGGATCTCAGCCGCCTGCCAGACGAGGAACGCGCGCCAGCGCGGGCGCGCCAGGACCAGCAGCGGCAGCAGCCAGAGGACGTACTGCGGCGACCACACCTTGTTGGTCATGAGGAACGCCGCGAGTGTCAGGAACGCCAGTTGCGGCCAGCGCGGCCGTTCGGGCGCGAGCAGTGCGAGCAGCGCGATGCCCGTGCACAGGACGCCGAAGGCGATGGTGCCGACGGGGTTGAGCAGCGGCGGCGGCTCGCCGTCGGCGACCGGCGTGCCGAAGAACCCGGGCATGATGTTCTGCAGCAGGTACCAGGTGGAGCCCCAGTCGGCGGGCCGGCTGCGGCTGAACTCGTAGAACCTGCTCCAGCCGTCGGTGGCGGTCAGCATGATCGGGACGTTGAGCGCGAGCCAGGTGCCGGCCGTGGCCAGCAGCGTGGTGCCGAACTCCTTGAGCTTGCCCGCGCGCAGGCACAGCACGAAGAGCGGCCCGAGCAGCACGAACGGGTAGAACTTCGTCGCCACCGCGAGGCCGAGCAGCACGCCGGCCCAGCCGGGCCGCGACCGTGCCCAGGCGAGCATCGAGGCGGCGGTCAGGAAGACCGCGAGGAGGTCCCAGTTGATGTACGCGGCGATCACGACGCCGGGCGCGACGGCGAACATGACCGCGTCGTACGGCCGGCGCCGGCCGAGCGTGCGGACGAGCGCCCAGGCGGTGCCGAGCGCGCACGAGGCGAGGACGAGCACGTTGAGGATGTAGAAGAGGAACCCGCGGATCGCCGGGTCGGTGCTCAGCGGCCTGATGACGATCGCGATGACCTGCATGATGCCGCCGATGACGACCGGGTACTCGACCGGGTAGTCGAAGTACGGGACGTAGCCGTCGGACAGCCGCTCACCGAAGTACAGCGGGTAGATGTCGGTGTAGCAGACGTGTGTGTAATGGAAGTTCGCGACGTTCCAGCCGCCGCTGCTGCAGGGGTACTTCTGCAGGTAGGCGAGGACGCACGCCACCGCGGTCAGGCAGAGGACGATCATGAGCGGCGTCCAGAACGAGCGCCCGGTCGCCGCCCTGCGGCCGAGGGCGCCGCCCAGGATGCCGCTCACCCCGGAGACGACGGGGTCCTCGCGGCTCGGCGCCGCCTGATGGCTCGCAAGGGCGACGCGGCCGTCACGTGCCGGCCGCGTCAACCGCTCCTCGAGCTTCTCGTCCACCGCGGGTGTCTCGTCGTCGTCCCCCACGCCGCTGGCGTCGTCTCGACTGTCGGCCACCCGGCTCCCTGCGCAGATCGGTTCGGTCAGCGCCCGCCGTCGTACGTCTCGGCGGTCGGATCGAGGTTACAGGGGCGTCCCGCGAACCGGCGCATCGGACATATCGCTGCGCCGGTCCGCCGCGTCACGCGTCGGGTTCTCGGCCCGCCGTCTCGGTGTCGTTGCCGCCACCGCCGCCGTTGCCGTTGCCGTCGCCCCCGCCACCGGTTTGGGTGGGGCAAATCGGGAAGCCACAGGTGTCCGTCGGCTCCCCGGTCGGGTCGGTCGGCTCCTCCGTCGGGGTCTCGGTAGGCGTCTCCGTCGGCGTCTCGGACGGCTCAGGCGTCTTCGACGTCTCCGACTTCGTCGGTGTGCCGGTGGGCTCGCTGTGCTTGATCTCGCCGACGTTCGCGGGCTCGGGGAACTCCTCGGGCTCCATGTTCTTGGTTGCCCTGAGCATGTAGTTCTGCCAGACCTCCGCAGGGATGCTGCCGCCGCTGACCTCGTTGTAGCCGGCGACGGGCGGGATGGTGCCGCCCTCCGCCTTGTAGATCGCCACGGTGGTCGTGAGCTGCGGAATGGTGCCGGCGAACCACGCGGAGCGGTTCTGCGACGACGTGCCCGTCTTGCCCGCGATGTCGCGGTCGGGCAGCCGGGCGGTCTGGGCGGTGCCACCGGGGTCGGCGACCTTCGACATGCCGAAGAGCGTGTCGGCCGCAACGTCCTTCGAGAAGACCTTCTTCTCCTCGGGCGAGGCCTCGTAGACGGTCTCGCTGCCGTCGGCGTTGGTGACCTTCTCGATCGTCGTCGGCTCGACGAACGTGCCCTGGTTGGCGAACGTCGCGATGCCGCCGGCCTGCGCCAGCGGGCAGACGTCCATCGGGCCGAGCGGCAGCGACGACACCTCCGAGATGTGGGTGCCGTGCTTGCCGGGCTTGCACCACGGGCTCGTGTCGTAGCCGACCGCCTTGGCGTTCTCGACGATGTTCGCCAGCCCGGCCTCCTGGCCGATCTGGACGTACGCGGTGTTGATCGACTTCTGGGTGGCCGTCTGCATGTCGACGTTGCCGTAGCTGTAGCCGCCCGAGTTGCGGAACTCGTGGCCCGCGATGGTCTCGGGGGAGTTGCCGGGGAAGGTGGTGCGGAGGCTGATGCCCTCCTTCAGCGCCGTCGCCAGCACGTACGGCTTGAACGACGAGCCCGGTTGCGTCAGCCCGCCCGTCGTCGCGTGGTTGAGCTGCTCCTTGAGGTAGCCGGGCCCGCCGTAGATGGCCACGACCTTGCCGGTGCCCGGCTGGACCGAGGCGATGCCGATGTCGACGCCCTCCTTCTTCAGGGCCGTCGGGTACGACTGCTTCACCGCGGTCGCCGCGTACTTCATCATCTTCGGGTTGAATGTCGTCTTCACCCGATAACCGCCGCGGAGCAGCTCGTCCTCGGAGATGCCGCGGCGTTCGAGCTCCTCCTTGACCATCTGGATGAGGTAGCCGGCCTGGCCGCGGTACTGGTTCGTGCGCTTGACCTCGGTGATCTTCGGGAACTTCATGGCCGTGGCCTGCTCGGCCGTCAACCAGCCCTTGGCCTGCATGCCGCTGACGACGTAGTCGAACCGGTTGCGCAGGTTCTCCGGGTTGCGCTTCGGGTCGTACAGCGACGGGTTGCGGATCACCGACGCGAGCACCGCGCCCTCGCTCGCGGAGAGCGAGCTGACGTTCTTGTCGAAGTACGCCTTCGAGGCGGTCTGGACGCCGTACGCGCCGCGCCCGTAGTAGACCGTGTTGAGGTAGCGCTCCAGGATCTGCTGCTTGGAGAGCTGACGCTCGATCTTGATCGAGAGGATCAGCTCCTTGAACTTCCTGGTGAACGTGCGTTCGTCCGACAGGTACGACTTCTTGACCAGCTGTTGGGTGATCGTCGAGCCGCCCTGCAGCTGCTCCTCACCGCGGATCAGCGCCCAGGCCGCACGCATGTACCCGCTGAACGAGAACCCGGGGTCGGAGTAGAAGTCGCGGTTCTCGGCCGCGAG
It contains:
- a CDS encoding deoxyribonuclease IV; translation: MGRIGAHVEQTQTLELAKAVDADVIQTFLGDPQGWKDPVIPDGIEDLAGAGVEFFIHAPYRLNVATTNNRIRIPSRKLLDKQAAAAAKIGAKGLIVHGGHLQADEDPAIGYANWRKVFERSSFDLPILIENTAGGDNAMTRSLDSLARLWDTLDGIEVGFCLDTCHAFAAGEPLEGLVERIRAITGRIDLVHANNSRDEFGSTRDRHANLESGEIDPQQIVSVIREAGAPAIVETPEAGQEADIAYLRQHLS
- a CDS encoding DUF2029 domain-containing protein is translated as MADSRDDASGVGDDDETPAVDEKLEERLTRPARDGRVALASHQAAPSREDPVVSGVSGILGGALGRRAATGRSFWTPLMIVLCLTAVACVLAYLQKYPCSSGGWNVANFHYTHVCYTDIYPLYFGERLSDGYVPYFDYPVEYPVVIGGIMQVIAIVIRPLSTDPAIRGFLFYILNVLVLASCALGTAWALVRTLGRRRPYDAVMFAVAPGVVIAAYINWDLLAVFLTAASMLAWARSRPGWAGVLLGLAVATKFYPFVLLGPLFVLCLRAGKLKEFGTTLLATAGTWLALNVPIMLTATDGWSRFYEFSRSRPADWGSTWYLLQNIMPGFFGTPVADGEPPPLLNPVGTIAFGVLCTGIALLALLAPERPRWPQLAFLTLAAFLMTNKVWSPQYVLWLLPLLVLARPRWRAFLVWQAAEILYFLGIWWYLYDLVKPEEGLPPELYFVTLVARLGAVAGLCGLIVRDILRPEHDTVRWWGDDDPAGGVLDGASDRFDLRPLLPLGSSTRAAPP
- a CDS encoding UTRA domain-containing protein codes for the protein MPPDRSPLAVSRSEIDQSATSLWRQVKRALRDLASSQQPGSRLPTEGELCTQFGVSRTTVRQAVNSLVAEGVLFSRQGSGTYVAPAKLGEEIAGLQSLVSTRELISRRGGSPTIRVMGVDTIPPDVRLKDRLAVTDKELVYKIRRLRLSDGEVVATQVTYLSQRLFPGLGPADFASSALRDLLGTRYGLEFSHVDATLEVGTADQHHAEPLGIAVGAPLVIIERVWYVTTGTPVIFSRIFHRHDRYRMQMRIDLVSSP
- a CDS encoding MmgE/PrpD family protein — encoded protein: MMNFACQHGPVVEPLMDTVSRWVAATTHHDLPVEVRAKAAQGVLDGLGVALAGSRHPASRPVTRLVTDLGGRPEASVLGSGLRTSSVDAALANAYYAHVLDFDDTHVDAIVHVNAPVLAAALATAEATGAAGAALLAAQAVGMEVTSRMAVAMEQHHDHGWHLTGVAGAFGAAAAAASVLRLDPERTAHALGAASTLASGLRIHRGTGTKSLNPANAAANGVLAALAARAGMTSNPAVLDDTRRGVLVSHGVSTDPATLAAGLGESYRMLGVEPKPYPCGVVVHAPVDAALDLLAEHRDRLAADPVESVALTVHPLVLELTGNPRPRTGLETKFSVQHAVAVALLEGRLLPEHFGEDWAERADVMRLRDRVTARVDPESSRHEATIRVHTRSGHELTSTSAARGTPSRPMTAEDVEAKFRHLATPVLGDLRAGQVVERVRRLADAGPVDDLTALLRPYPPGE
- the rraA gene encoding ribonuclease E activity regulator RraA, which translates into the protein MTFATADLMDEYGDELGSCELQLTQYGGRRAFHGPVRTVRCSEDNALVKATLSTPGDGAVLVIDGGGSLRCALVGDIVAGLGLTHGWSGLVINAAVRDVAALRDLPFGVKALGSNPRKSGKDGTGEVDVEVSFGGATFTPGTWLAADDDGIVVRAQAPA
- a CDS encoding penicillin-binding protein — protein: MAYRPHARDSEPLRRSRTSSSRGSRARQKKPRRRLRRFLLWSLGCVGFLILVGVGVFVYAYQTTPIPDQNEIATSQASIITYSNGKALGRLASENRENVKLEQVPRDVQEAVLAAENRDFYSDPGFSFSGYMRAAWALIRGEEQLQGGSTITQQLVKKSYLSDERTFTRKFKELILSIKIERQLSKQQILERYLNTVYYGRGAYGVQTASKAYFDKNVSSLSASEGAVLASVIRNPSLYDPKRNPENLRNRFDYVVSGMQAKGWLTAEQATAMKFPKITEVKRTNQYRGQAGYLIQMVKEELERRGISEDELLRGGYRVKTTFNPKMMKYAATAVKQSYPTALKKEGVDIGIASVQPGTGKVVAIYGGPGYLKEQLNHATTGGLTQPGSSFKPYVLATALKEGISLRTTFPGNSPETIAGHEFRNSGGYSYGNVDMQTATQKSINTAYVQIGQEAGLANIVENAKAVGYDTSPWCKPGKHGTHISEVSSLPLGPMDVCPLAQAGGIATFANQGTFVEPTTIEKVTNADGSETVYEASPEEKKVFSKDVAADTLFGMSKVADPGGTAQTARLPDRDIAGKTGTSSQNRSAWFAGTIPQLTTTVAIYKAEGGTIPPVAGYNEVSGGSIPAEVWQNYMLRATKNMEPEEFPEPANVGEIKHSEPTGTPTKSETSKTPEPSETPTETPTETPTEEPTDPTGEPTDTCGFPICPTQTGGGGDGNGNGGGGGNDTETAGREPDA